A stretch of the Uranotaenia lowii strain MFRU-FL chromosome 3, ASM2978415v1, whole genome shotgun sequence genome encodes the following:
- the LOC129756377 gene encoding antigen 5 like allergen Cul n 1-like — translation MANEVKLAFWIGAGLLILILEVVNGAEDYCDPHLCDPGVKHIGCDNPNQLDPSCEEGFVYEMNDKLKKLIVDTHNDYRNQVAKGTINWLQSSSNMVAMDWDDDLAYLAELNVKTCSGDHDKCHNTVDYPSSGQNIASWGTSGSEIDVDKKLPDLIWQWWDERHKSNQRQINKLFDKKNTLHFTMLARDKANRVGCGLIRNKQNGWYWLTLTCNYAYTNMIGTRVYKSGTPCSECKTGCDKKWDGLCTKDEPVDL, via the exons ATGGCAAACGAGGTGAAGTTGGCGTTCTGGATCGGGGCCGGATtgctgatcctgatcctggagGTGGTCAATGGCGCCGAGGATTATTGCGATCCGCATCTTTGCGATCCCGGAGTGAAACACATCGGCTGTGACAATCCAAATCAACTGGATCCGAGCTGTGAGGAGGGTTTCGTCTACGAGATGAACGACAAGCTGAAGAAACTGATCGTGGACACCCACAACGACTACCGGAACCAGGTGGCCAAGGGAACGATCAACTGGCTGCAGTCTTCCTCCAACATGGTTGCTATG GATTGGGATGACGATCTAGCATATTTGGCCGAGTTGAACGTGAAAACGTGCAGCGGTGATCACGACAAGTGTCACAACACCGTGGACTATCCGTCCTCCGGACAGAATATTGCGTCATGGGGAACGAGCGGATCCGAGATCGATGTGGACAAAAAGCTGCCGGACCTGATCTGGCAGTGGTGGGACGAACGGCACAAATCGAATCAGAGGCAGATCAACAAACTGTTCGACAAGAAGAACACTCTACACTTCACGATGCTGGCCCGGGACAAGGCTAATCGAGTGGGCTGTGGTCTGATCCGGAACAAACAGAACGGCTGGTACTGGCTGACGTTGACCTGTAACTATGCGTACACCAACATGATCGGAACCCGGGTCTACAAGTCCGGAACGCCGTGTTCCGAGTGTAAAACCGGATGTGACAAAAAGTGGGACGGTCTGTGTACCAAGGATGAACCGGTTGATTTGTAA